The genomic window CGGGAGCACAGCATTGATGTGTCCCGCGTGGGTGGCTTCGCCTTGGACGAGTACCTCGGCGTCCCGCCTGAGCACCCGGAAAGCTACCGTTCGGTGATTGCCCGCGAGGTTGTGGAACCGCTGGGGCTTACTCCGGAGCAGGTGTTCACTCCGCGGGGAACGGGCCCCGACATCGCCCGCGCCGGAGCCGAGTACGAAGCCATGATCACGGACGCCGGGGGCATCGACATCCAAATCCTGGGCATCGGTTCCAACGGCCACGTGGGATTCAACGAGCCCGGGTCCTCCCTCGCATCAATCACGCGTATCAAGGCACTGGCCGAACAGACGCGCAGGGACAACGCGCGGTTCTTTGGTTCCTTGGAAGAAGTCCCAACCCATTGCATTACCCAAGGGCTTGGGACCATCCTCCGGGCAAGGCAGTTGGTGCTGTTGGCGTTCGGTTCCTCTAAGGCAAAGGCTGTTGCCGCTGCGTTGGAAGGCCCAGTGTCCTCGGCAGTTCCGGGCTCCGTCATTCAGCAGCATCCGCGGGCGACGGTGATCATCGACGAGGACGCCGCCGCCCGGCTGGCGCACTCGGAGTACTACCGGCACGCATGGCAATCGGCACAAGATCTGCGTGCAGTAGATTTCTAGGTGGGGGCAATCCATCGTCCCGCAGACTCAAGGGGGCATTACGTGGACCAATCCGTCCGTTCATCACCGTGGAAAGCGTTCTGGGATAAGGGTGGTTGGTGGCGGGCCATCCTGCTGGCCGTTCTCTATATGGCGATTTACCTTGGTGCCGGCCTGGTGATTGGTCCCATTGCGGGAGACCAGGTGGTAGCCGAGGACCTCTTCCGCACGCCCGAGA from Arthrobacter sp. StoSoilB20 includes these protein-coding regions:
- a CDS encoding glucosamine-6-phosphate deaminase; translated protein: MAEVIIVRDPIEAGSVAASIFMQQIIANPATVLGLATGSTPLTTYSALAKEVREHSIDVSRVGGFALDEYLGVPPEHPESYRSVIAREVVEPLGLTPEQVFTPRGTGPDIARAGAEYEAMITDAGGIDIQILGIGSNGHVGFNEPGSSLASITRIKALAEQTRRDNARFFGSLEEVPTHCITQGLGTILRARQLVLLAFGSSKAKAVAAALEGPVSSAVPGSVIQQHPRATVIIDEDAAARLAHSEYYRHAWQSAQDLRAVDF